The sequence CGCTTGCCGGAGCAGGTCAAGCCGTACCTGACGGCGGAGCAGTACAAGCTCTACGATCTGATCTGGAAGCGCACCGTCGCCTGCCAGATGATCCACGCCACCCTGAACACCGTAGCGGTGGACCTGGCCTGTGGCAACGAGGACAACCTGTTCCGCGCCACCGGCTCCACCATCGCCCATCCGGGCTTCATGGCGGTGTACCAGGAAGGCAAGGACGACGGCAGCGGAGAGGACGGTGACAAAATCCTGCCGCCGCTGCGGGAAGGCCAGCAGGTGGCCCTGGAGGACATCCTCGCCGACCAGCACTTCACCGAACCGCCGCCCCGCTACACCGAGGCCAGTCTGGTGAAGGCGCTGGAGGAATACGGCATCGGCCGTCCCTCCACCTACGCCAGCATCATCTCCACCCTGCTCAACCGCGAATACGTGGTGCTGGAGAACAAGCGCTTCAAGCCCACCGACATCGGCCGCATCGTCAACAAGTTCCTGACCGAGCACTTCACCCGCTACGTGGACTATCACTTCACCGCCGGATTGGAGGACGAGCTCGATGCGGTGTCGCGCGGCGAGAAGAAGTGGATCGGGCTGCTGAAGCACTTCTGGGAACCCTTCAAGCGCCTGGTGCTGGACAAGGACAGCAGCGTCCAGCGCAAGGACGTCACCCAGGAGGCCCTGGACGAAAAGTGCCCCGAGTGCGGCGGCCAGCTGTCCATCCGCCTGGGACGCAACGGCCGTTTCATCGGCTGCACCAACTTCCCCGAGTGCAAGTACACCCGCAACCTGGACAGCGACGGCAAGGCCCAGGAACCGGAAACCCTGGACCGCCAGTGCCCCCAATGCGGCAAGCCGCTGCAAATCAAGGTCAGCCGCTACGGCAAGTTCATCGGCTGCAGCGGCTATCCCAAGTGCCGCTACGTCGAGCCGCTGGAAAAACCGGAGGACACCGGCGTCGAATGCCCCCAGTGCCATCAGGGCAACCTGCTCAAGCGCAAGTCACGCGGGGGCAAGATCTTCTATTCCTGCGCCACCTATCCCAAGTGCCGCTATGCGGTCTGGAACCCGCCCCTGGCCGAACCCTGCCCAGAGTGCGGCTGGCCCATCCTCACCCTCAAGACCACCAAACGGCGGGGCACGGAGAAGGTCTGCCCGCAGAAGCACTGCGGTTACACCGCCCCTTACGAGGAAACCGAAGCGGCGGAAGCGGCCGCCGCCGGGACCGGATAACTTCCCCGCCATGTTCTGGCCGACCGGAGGGAGTGGCAGTCAGGGACGTCGTGAATCCATCCGTGGAGACTCGAACTCGGCCATCCAGGCCGAGTACGCCCTGACCGCCACCCCCTCCGGCCGGCTTCTGCATCTCAAAGCAATGCCATGATCCTATCCCGCTGGCGTCTGCGGCTCATCGTCCGTCACCTGCGCCGCGGCGGGGTGATCGCCTATCCCACCGAGGGAGTCTACGGCCTCGGCTGCGACCCTTGGAACCAAGCGGCGGTCGAGATCATTCTGGCGCTGAAAGGCCGGCCGGCGGACAAGGGCCTGATCCTGATCGCTGCCGATATCGAGCAGCTGCTGCCGTTCGTCCGGCTGCCGTCGGAAACCGTGGTGGAAAGACTGCTCGAAACCTGGCCGGGACCGGTCACCTGGATCCTGCCCGCCTCCCCGCTGGCGCCGGAATGGCTGCGGGGGAAGCGTCCCACCGTCGCCTGCCGGGTCACCGCCCACCCGGTCGCCGCCCAGCTGTGCCGCGCCTTCGGCGGCCCGCTGGTGTCCACCAGCGCCAATCCCGCCGGCCACCGGCCGGCCCGCTGCCTGCTTGAAGTGCGGCGGTATTTTCGCGACCGGCCGGAGCTATTGCCGGTCCCCGGCCCGCTCGGCGGCCTCGAACGCCCCACCCCCATCTTCGACGCCCTCACCGGCCGCTGCCTGCGCCCCTGACAGCAACCGCTCGGGCGCCAGCATTCCTGTCACCAGCCGGCCACCGCCGCCATGCACGCACAGGGCCGCCTGCCAGCCTCGCGCCGGGGACCAGGCATGCACCTGCCACGCCGCGACCCGACCGCAGTCCGGCGGTGCCGCCACCAGGCGCGGCGGATGCAGGTCGAAGCGGCAGCGCTCAAGCCCCAGCGCCAGTCCCCGCCCGTCCGCCTTGACGAAGGCTTCCTTCAAGGTCCAGAGACGGAAAAAATCGTCCCCCCTGGCGCCAGCGGCCTGCCAGGTTTGATATTCCTGAGGGGCGAAGCAGCGTCCGGCCAGCGCCGCCATCCGCGGCAAGACGCGAACCTGTTCCACGTCCACGCCCAAGCGGCCGTCCCAGGCCAGGGCGACCAGCAGACAGTCCCCGCTGTGGGACAGGTTGAAGCGGAGCGGATGATCCAGCAAATAGGGTTTGCCGCGGGGCTCCCGGCCGAAGCTCAGCGCCTGCGGCGCCACGCCCAGCCCGTGCGCCAGCAGCCAGCGCAGCTGCCCCCGGGCGGCAACGGCCCGGCGGCGGTGCCCGGGCCGTTGCAGGCGGCTTATCCTGAGGCGTTCGTCTTCGGCGAGCACCGCCTCACAGCACGCCAGCAGATTCGGCGGCAAATCCAGAGACAGACGCCAGACGCGGATTTCGTTGTCCAGCGGCAGCAAGGGGAGCATGGAAATTGCTGCGTCAGTCTAGCGAAGCGACGCAGGCTTCACCTGTCAGGACAAAATGATTGCCATTGTCCTCAGGGCAATAATTGACGGTCCCGTTCGCCTCGATGGCTGCTTCAATTCCTTTGAAAAACCCCTTTCCCCTGGTGTGGGAGACGATTTCCACGACGTCGAAACGGCCCACGCTATTATCAGCGCACAACGGATTCGCCGCCGGCGTCAGCGTCGCCTGGTCTTTGCGGGTCGTCAGGCAGTCATTGTTATTAAAACAAACGTAGTGATTGAGCAGCACCGTGCCGTCCGGCTGAGTACCGCTAATTTGACCCAAGATACCGCCGGTGTCCGCAAACACCTCGCTTCCTCCCAAGTCCGTCAGCACCAAATGGATGTGTCCCACCTGAATGGTTTCGGAAAGATTGATTGTATCGATCGTGCCGCTGACCGTGACCGGCACTCCATCGTCGCATTCCAAAGCGCCTGCTGCGGAAACGGTTGCACTCAGGGCGAGGACCAGGCTGATTTGTCTGATTGTTTGCATAATTGTTACCCTCGAAAGTCATGGAAATGATCGACGGCTCCCCTTGCCGCCAGATCGTAGGGTAACAAAACTTTCCAGCAGCACCTATCGAACCACCGCCCTTCCTTCCCCGCGCGGATCGCTGGCCGCCTCCACCCGGTCCAGAAAACAGTCCCACAGAATCGCCTGCATGTTGCCGTAAGTCCTTCCCAGGGCCTTGAGCCGGTGGCCGCGACGGCGCAGGGCCCGGCGTTCCGCGCCGCTCAGGGCGCCGGGCTCGTACTGGATCTCGTCCGGCAGATACTGGTGATGGAAGCGGGGCCAGGCGACCCACAGGGCCGGACGGAAGCCGGCGGCGAAATCCAGCGCCGCGAGGGTCACCATGGAGATGATGCGGCTGCCGCCGGGCGTGCCGAGGACGGCGATCCGGTCCGGGGTTTC comes from Methylomarinovum caldicuralii and encodes:
- a CDS encoding 4'-phosphopantetheinyl transferase family protein produces the protein MLPLLPLDNEIRVWRLSLDLPPNLLACCEAVLAEDERLRISRLQRPGHRRRAVAARGQLRWLLAHGLGVAPQALSFGREPRGKPYLLDHPLRFNLSHSGDCLLVALAWDGRLGVDVEQVRVLPRMAALAGRCFAPQEYQTWQAAGARGDDFFRLWTLKEAFVKADGRGLALGLERCRFDLHPPRLVAAPPDCGRVAAWQVHAWSPARGWQAALCVHGGGGRLVTGMLAPERLLSGAQAAAGEGVEDGGGAFEAAERAGDRQ
- the topA gene encoding type I DNA topoisomerase, with protein sequence MAQNLVIVESPAKAKTIAKYLGPGFKVLASYGHVRDLVPKEGAVDPERDFAMKYELIDKNKKHVQTLKQAAKQADALFLATDPDREGEAISWHILEILKQDKSIKDKPAHRIVFHEITQRAVQEALKNPGEISMNLVNAQQARRALDYLVGFNLSPLLWRKIRRGLSAGRVQSPALRMIVEREIEIENFEPQEYWTIEAACKAEEKPFKARLLQYQGEKVKQFSFTDADQAHQVRRTLLDLAQGRLTVVKVEKKQRRRNPAPPFITSTLQQEAARKLGFTTRRTMSVAQQLYEGIDIGGETVGLITYMRTDSTQLAQEAVAEIRDLIASVYGKDNLPPKPRVFKAKSKNAQEAHEAIRPTSVGRLPEQVKPYLTAEQYKLYDLIWKRTVACQMIHATLNTVAVDLACGNEDNLFRATGSTIAHPGFMAVYQEGKDDGSGEDGDKILPPLREGQQVALEDILADQHFTEPPPRYTEASLVKALEEYGIGRPSTYASIISTLLNREYVVLENKRFKPTDIGRIVNKFLTEHFTRYVDYHFTAGLEDELDAVSRGEKKWIGLLKHFWEPFKRLVLDKDSSVQRKDVTQEALDEKCPECGGQLSIRLGRNGRFIGCTNFPECKYTRNLDSDGKAQEPETLDRQCPQCGKPLQIKVSRYGKFIGCSGYPKCRYVEPLEKPEDTGVECPQCHQGNLLKRKSRGGKIFYSCATYPKCRYAVWNPPLAEPCPECGWPILTLKTTKRRGTEKVCPQKHCGYTAPYEETEAAEAAAAGTG
- a CDS encoding L-threonylcarbamoyladenylate synthase yields the protein MILSRWRLRLIVRHLRRGGVIAYPTEGVYGLGCDPWNQAAVEIILALKGRPADKGLILIAADIEQLLPFVRLPSETVVERLLETWPGPVTWILPASPLAPEWLRGKRPTVACRVTAHPVAAQLCRAFGGPLVSTSANPAGHRPARCLLEVRRYFRDRPELLPVPGPLGGLERPTPIFDALTGRCLRP